A window from Gopherus flavomarginatus isolate rGopFla2 chromosome 4, rGopFla2.mat.asm, whole genome shotgun sequence encodes these proteins:
- the ARG1 gene encoding arginase-1 isoform X2, translating to MSVKPKTSVGIIWAPFSKGQALPGTEEGPEAVKKAGLIDKLTAQGCDVKDRELKIDIIPDDPPHHNAKNPRTVGCANKKLASAVEEVKKDGRTCLVVGGDHSLAIGSISGHAKTEPDLGVIWFDAHADINTPLTSLSGNMHGQPVAFLLKELKVSGVPGFKWLKPCLSVENIVYIGLRDVDKAEHYFLKSLGIKYYSMTEIDQLGIGKVMEEALDYLLANKKRPIHLSFDVDGLDPSLTPATGTPVPGGVTLREGIYVAEQLYKTGLLSAVDIVEINPRLGKTQEGVDSTVNTAISIILSCFGKAREGSHSCSC from the exons GCACTGCCAGGAACAGAAGAAGGGCCAGAAGCGGTGAAGAAAGCTGGCTTGATTGATAAACTAACAGCCCAAG GGTGTGATGTTAAAGATAGAGAGTTGAAGATTGATATCATTCCCGATGACCCCCCACATCATAATGCAAAGAATCCCCGAACTGTTGGGTGTGCAAACAAGAAGCTAGCCAGCGCTGTGGAAGAAGTGAAGAAGGATGGAAGAACCTGTTTGGTAGTTGGCGGGGATCACAG CTTGGCAATTGGAAGCATATCTGGCCACGCAAAGACTGAACCTGATCTTGGTGTAATTTGGTTTGATGCCCACGCTGATATTAACACTCCACTGACATCATTATCTGGGAACATGCATGGGCAGCCTGTGGCTTTCCTGCTAAAGGAACTGAAG GTGTCTGGTGTTCCAGGATTCAAGTGGTTAAAGCCATGCCTGTCTGTTGAAAACATTGTGTATATTGGACTAAGAGATGTGGACAAAGCTGAACA CTATTTTCTGAAATCTCTGGGTATTAAATACTATTCAATGACTGAAATAGATCAACTTGGGATTGGGAAGGTGATGGAAGAAGCACTTGATTATTTGCTGGCCAA TAAGAAGAGACCAATTCACCTAAGTTTTGATGTTGATGGCCTGGATCCCTCTCTGACACCAGCTACAGGCACCCCAGTTCCTGGAGGAGTGACTTTGAGGGAGGGTATCTATGTAGCAGAACAACTTTATAAAACAG GGTTGCTATCAGCAGTAGATATAGTGGAGATCAATCCGCGTCTTGGGAAGACACAAGAAGGCGTTGACTCAACAGTCAACACAGCTATTTCAATTATCTTGTCCTGTTTTGGTAAAGCACGTGAAGGTTCTCATAGTTGCAGTTGCTGA
- the ARG1 gene encoding arginase-1 isoform X5, with translation MSVKPKTSVGIIWAPFSKGQALPGTEEGPEAVKKAGLIDKLTAQGCDVKDRELKIDIIPDDPPHHNAKNPRTVGCANKKLASAVEEVKKDGRTCLVVGGDHSYFLKSLGIKYYSMTEIDQLGIGKVMEEALDYLLANKKRPIHLSFDVDGLDPSLTPATGTPVPGGVTLREGIYVAEQLYKTGLLSAVDIVEINPRLGKTQEGVDSTVNTAISIILSCFGKAREGSHSCSC, from the exons GCACTGCCAGGAACAGAAGAAGGGCCAGAAGCGGTGAAGAAAGCTGGCTTGATTGATAAACTAACAGCCCAAG GGTGTGATGTTAAAGATAGAGAGTTGAAGATTGATATCATTCCCGATGACCCCCCACATCATAATGCAAAGAATCCCCGAACTGTTGGGTGTGCAAACAAGAAGCTAGCCAGCGCTGTGGAAGAAGTGAAGAAGGATGGAAGAACCTGTTTGGTAGTTGGCGGGGATCACAG CTATTTTCTGAAATCTCTGGGTATTAAATACTATTCAATGACTGAAATAGATCAACTTGGGATTGGGAAGGTGATGGAAGAAGCACTTGATTATTTGCTGGCCAA TAAGAAGAGACCAATTCACCTAAGTTTTGATGTTGATGGCCTGGATCCCTCTCTGACACCAGCTACAGGCACCCCAGTTCCTGGAGGAGTGACTTTGAGGGAGGGTATCTATGTAGCAGAACAACTTTATAAAACAG GGTTGCTATCAGCAGTAGATATAGTGGAGATCAATCCGCGTCTTGGGAAGACACAAGAAGGCGTTGACTCAACAGTCAACACAGCTATTTCAATTATCTTGTCCTGTTTTGGTAAAGCACGTGAAGGTTCTCATAGTTGCAGTTGCTGA
- the ARG1 gene encoding arginase-1 isoform X3, with product MSVKPKTSIGIVWAPFSKGQALPGTEEGPEAVKKAGLIDKLTAQGCDVKDRELKIDIIPDDPPHHNAKNPRTVGCANKKLASAVEEVKKDGRTCLVVGGDHSLAIGSISGHAKTEPDLGVIWFDAHADINTPLTSLSGNMHGQPVAFLLKELKVSGVPGFKWLKPCLSVENIVYIGLRDVDKAEHYFLKSLGIKYYSMTEIDQLGIGKVMEEALDYLLANKKRPIHLSFDVDGLDPSLTPATGTPVPGGVTLREGIYVAEQLYKTGLLSAVDIVEINPRLGKTQEGVDSTVNTAISIILSCFGKAREGSHSCSC from the exons ATGAGTGTCAAACCAAAGACCTCAATCGGAATCGTCTGGGCTCCTTTTTCAAAAGGACAG GCACTGCCAGGAACAGAAGAAGGGCCAGAAGCGGTGAAGAAAGCTGGCTTGATTGATAAACTAACAGCCCAAG GGTGTGATGTTAAAGATAGAGAGTTGAAGATTGATATCATTCCCGATGACCCCCCACATCATAATGCAAAGAATCCCCGAACTGTTGGGTGTGCAAACAAGAAGCTAGCCAGCGCTGTGGAAGAAGTGAAGAAGGATGGAAGAACCTGTTTGGTAGTTGGCGGGGATCACAG CTTGGCAATTGGAAGCATATCTGGCCACGCAAAGACTGAACCTGATCTTGGTGTAATTTGGTTTGATGCCCACGCTGATATTAACACTCCACTGACATCATTATCTGGGAACATGCATGGGCAGCCTGTGGCTTTCCTGCTAAAGGAACTGAAG GTGTCTGGTGTTCCAGGATTCAAGTGGTTAAAGCCATGCCTGTCTGTTGAAAACATTGTGTATATTGGACTAAGAGATGTGGACAAAGCTGAACA CTATTTTCTGAAATCTCTGGGTATTAAATACTATTCAATGACTGAAATAGATCAACTTGGGATTGGGAAGGTGATGGAAGAAGCACTTGATTATTTGCTGGCCAA TAAGAAGAGACCAATTCACCTAAGTTTTGATGTTGATGGCCTGGATCCCTCTCTGACACCAGCTACAGGCACCCCAGTTCCTGGAGGAGTGACTTTGAGGGAGGGTATCTATGTAGCAGAACAACTTTATAAAACAG GGTTGCTATCAGCAGTAGATATAGTGGAGATCAATCCGCGTCTTGGGAAGACACAAGAAGGCGTTGACTCAACAGTCAACACAGCTATTTCAATTATCTTGTCCTGTTTTGGTAAAGCACGTGAAGGTTCTCATAGTTGCAGTTGCTGA